In one Burkholderiales bacterium GJ-E10 genomic region, the following are encoded:
- a CDS encoding glycosyltransferase family protein, whose protein sequence is MPLIDVTRLASRLLEGKRPTGVDRVSLAYVQHFRTRARALVRHRGRWVPIGQASPQLFAALLGEHPRPGSVVRTAVGMSYALRWGKLRESLFFNTGHSGLNDPAYAIRVRRHRLRPVYFLHDLIPITHPEYCRPGEADKHAQRLRCMLHTGVGLILNSAATEADLRAWAAAERLQVPPTVVAPIGTVTLPHVEDEHAEDPHAETNAPPAAPYFVMLGTIEPRKNHLLLLHLWRQMIERGGAEVPKLVVIGQRGWECEQVIDLLERCPSLRGHVIEVEECDDAALARWLQGARALLFPSFVEGYGMPLAEALAHGVPVIASDLGVFREIAGDVPEYLDPLDGPAWQRMVWEYARPQSAARAAQIARLPHFHAPTWRAHFGIVEAFLAAVLRDAR, encoded by the coding sequence GTGCCCCTGATCGACGTCACCCGCCTCGCCTCGCGCCTGCTCGAAGGCAAGCGCCCTACCGGCGTCGACCGGGTCAGCCTGGCCTACGTGCAGCACTTCCGGACCCGGGCGCGGGCGCTGGTACGCCACCGCGGGCGCTGGGTGCCGATCGGGCAGGCCTCGCCGCAGCTCTTTGCCGCGTTGCTGGGGGAACACCCGCGGCCGGGGAGCGTGGTGCGGACGGCGGTCGGCATGAGCTATGCCCTGCGCTGGGGGAAGCTGCGCGAGAGCCTGTTCTTCAATACCGGGCACAGCGGCCTCAACGATCCGGCGTATGCGATCCGGGTACGGCGGCATCGGCTGCGGCCGGTGTATTTCCTGCATGACCTGATTCCGATCACCCACCCGGAATACTGCCGTCCGGGCGAGGCCGACAAGCACGCCCAGCGCCTGCGCTGCATGCTGCACACCGGGGTCGGGCTGATCCTGAACTCGGCGGCGACCGAGGCCGACCTGCGCGCCTGGGCGGCGGCCGAGCGGCTGCAGGTGCCGCCGACGGTGGTGGCGCCGATCGGCACGGTGACGCTGCCGCACGTCGAGGACGAGCACGCCGAGGATCCGCACGCGGAAACCAACGCGCCGCCCGCCGCGCCCTACTTCGTGATGCTGGGCACCATCGAGCCGCGCAAGAACCACCTGCTGCTGCTGCACCTGTGGCGGCAGATGATCGAGCGCGGCGGGGCCGAGGTGCCGAAGCTCGTCGTGATCGGCCAGCGCGGCTGGGAGTGCGAGCAGGTGATCGATCTGCTCGAACGCTGCCCGTCGTTGCGCGGGCACGTGATCGAGGTGGAGGAATGCGACGACGCGGCGCTGGCGCGCTGGCTGCAAGGCGCCCGCGCCCTGCTCTTTCCGTCGTTCGTCGAAGGCTACGGCATGCCGCTCGCCGAGGCGCTGGCCCATGGCGTGCCGGTGATTGCCAGCGACCTCGGCGTCTTCCGGGAAATCGCCGGCGACGTGCCGGAATACCTCGATCCGCTCGACGGCCCGGCCTGGCAGCGCATGGTGTGGGAGTACGCCCGGCCGCAAAGCGCGGCGCGGGCCGCGCAGATCGCGCGCTTGCCCCATTTCCATGCGCCGACGTGGCGTGCGCATTTCGGCATCGTCGAGGCGTTTTTGGCGGCGGTGCTTCGCGATGCAAGGTAA
- a CDS encoding predicted protein — protein MTAGAKGKRLDDATKQKIVEAVRAGESKTAVAKKFHTTIQTVSRLADGGKPKAAHGAHADLVRENEMLKAELEYLRSTQGITDKLELANMRIAFLERQLAALRG, from the coding sequence ATGACTGCTGGTGCAAAAGGAAAGCGTCTGGATGACGCAACGAAGCAGAAGATCGTGGAAGCCGTCCGGGCTGGGGAGTCCAAGACTGCCGTTGCGAAGAAGTTCCACACCACGATTCAAACCGTGTCCCGTCTGGCCGACGGCGGCAAACCCAAAGCGGCCCACGGCGCACACGCCGATCTGGTGCGCGAAAACGAAATGCTCAAGGCGGAACTCGAATATCTGCGGTCGACCCAGGGGATCACCGACAAGCTCGAACTGGCGAACATGCGGATCGCATTCCTGGAGCGCCAGCTCGCCGCCCTGCGCGGCTGA
- a CDS encoding phosphomannomutase: MSSNTALELAGFATDIRRTRIASPYVVTAMQEAVAARHAPVAGFEANGGFLLATAVTRQGRRLAALPTRDAVLPMLCALVAAHEADLPLSALVGTLPARDLFGALCGEPAGIDFTDGVRILGVQSLAGAKARLAEALRGKAQRPVARIDFATPELLWRILSPNRLQILRAMSGAGPLALREIARRVGRDVKGVHSDVHALLLASVLDRIDEGFVFPFDAIHVDFTIQAAA, translated from the coding sequence GTGAGCAGCAACACGGCGCTCGAGCTCGCCGGCTTCGCAACCGACATCCGGCGCACCCGCATCGCTTCGCCCTACGTGGTGACGGCCATGCAGGAGGCGGTGGCCGCGAGGCATGCGCCGGTGGCGGGATTCGAGGCCAACGGCGGCTTCCTGCTCGCCACCGCCGTGACGCGGCAGGGGCGGCGGCTCGCCGCGCTGCCGACGCGCGATGCCGTGCTGCCCATGCTCTGCGCCCTGGTGGCGGCGCACGAGGCGGATCTGCCCCTCTCGGCCCTGGTCGGCACCCTGCCCGCGCGCGATCTGTTCGGCGCCCTGTGCGGAGAGCCCGCCGGAATCGACTTCACCGACGGGGTGCGCATACTAGGAGTCCAGTCCCTGGCAGGGGCCAAGGCTCGTTTGGCGGAGGCGCTGCGCGGCAAAGCGCAGCGGCCTGTTGCTCGCATCGACTTTGCGACCCCGGAGCTTCTGTGGCGGATCCTCTCCCCCAATCGCCTGCAAATTCTGCGCGCGATGAGCGGAGCCGGTCCGTTAGCCTTGCGCGAGATTGCGCGCCGCGTTGGACGGGACGTCAAGGGAGTCCACTCTGACGTCCATGCGCTTCTGCTGGCCAGCGTACTGGACCGAATCGATGAAGGATTCGTATTCCCCTTTGATGCAATCCACGTCGACTTTACCATTCAAGCCGCGGCCTGA
- a CDS encoding putative toxin-antitoxin system toxin component, PIN family: MTRISIIVDTNVVVAGLLTADAASPVARILDGTLSAAFPFVISEALLAEYRAVLLRPHIQRLHGLTVEEVEAILTDLVQNAMVLSAPAGSPAPDPGDQHIWDLLAGRPDLVLVTGDKLLLHRTSATHRIVSPRSFVQGV; this comes from the coding sequence GTGACTCGCATCTCCATCATCGTCGACACCAACGTGGTGGTGGCGGGACTCCTGACTGCGGATGCGGCCTCTCCGGTAGCCCGCATTCTCGATGGCACGCTGTCGGCGGCATTTCCGTTCGTCATCTCCGAGGCCCTCCTTGCCGAGTACCGGGCAGTGCTCCTTCGGCCTCATATCCAGAGGCTGCATGGACTGACCGTTGAAGAGGTCGAAGCGATCCTCACGGATCTCGTCCAAAATGCGATGGTTCTGAGCGCGCCAGCCGGATCTCCGGCCCCGGATCCGGGAGATCAACACATTTGGGATCTCCTCGCAGGGCGGCCCGATCTCGTGCTGGTCACCGGCGACAAACTCCTGTTGCACCGAACGTCAGCGACCCATCGCATCGTTTCGCCCCGATCCTTTGTCCAAGGAGTCTGA